Proteins encoded by one window of Pseudochaenichthys georgianus chromosome 9, fPseGeo1.2, whole genome shotgun sequence:
- the LOC117452652 gene encoding zinc finger protein 79-like, which yields MERETVCLTEFAGKGDLGNMNKVQMLLSLKHRLTAVAEEIFALFEKTIAEHEEELSLSKEENERLQKLLDAVLQPQLRIHRADVQLLVVVKEEVLPDQQELSTSLDQEYPELPPHIKQEQEELRISQEGEQLQELEEADITKSTFTPDPVKSEDDKEKPQSSQPHQRQTEHMETEADGDDCRGPEPARNSDPESSLHPKTEDNTGGCSEPDTGDSSDTEHSADWKETREPAPGSESLKNRQESVSDPQRSSEKKPFSCSVCKKAFRQRNDLKRHMKIHTGEKPFKCSVCEKAFSRSENVKKHMRIHTGEKAHSCSVCKKAYSQNIHLKLHMRVHTGEKAHSCSVCKKTFSRNISLKTHMRVHTGEKPFKCSVCEKEFSRSGNLKEHMRIHTGEKAHSCSVCKKDFSRNISLKTHMRVHTGEKPFKCSVCEKEFSRSGNLKEHMRVHTGEKIYSCNVCDKRFKWRSHFKRHKCVGCQSSQLNEIQTEDNVEAEPPISSSASQKQKL from the exons atggagagagaaacggtgtgtttaacggagtttgcaggaaaaggtgatctaggaaacatgaataaagtccaaatgctgctgtcgttgaagcATCGACTCACTGCTGTTgctgaagagatatttgctctgtttgaaaaaACGATAGCAGAGCAcgaggaggagctgtctctttccaaagaggagaacgagagactccagaaactactggacgctgttttacagcctcagcttcggatacacagagcag atgtccagctgctggtggtggttaaagaagaggttctccctgaccagcaggagttGAGCACTAGTCTGGACCAGGAGTACCCAGAGCTacccccacacattaagcaggaacaggaggaactcaggatcagtcaggagggagagcagcttcaggaactggaggaggctgatatcaccaagtccactttcactcctgaccctgtgaagagtgaagatgataaagagaaacctcagtcctcacagcctcatcaaagacaaactgaacacatggaaacagaagctgatggagatgactgtcgaggaccagaaccagccaggaactcagatccagagagcagtttacacCCAAAGACTGAGGACAACACTGGAGGctgttctgaacctgacactggagactcttctgacactgaacacagtgctgattggaaggagaccagagaacctgcgCCAGGCTCAGAAtcactgaaaaatagacaaGAATCCGTCAGTGATCCACAACGTAGTTCTgaaaagaaaccattcagctgctcagtctgtaagaaagcttttagacagAGAAATGATCTAAAGCGACACATgaaaatccacacaggagagaaaccattcaaatgctcagtttgtgagaaagctttttcacggagtgaaaatgtaaagaaacacatgagaatccacacaggagagaaagcacacagttgctcagtctgtaagaaagcttattcacagaatatacatttaaagctacacatgagagtccacacaggagagaaagcacacagttgctcagtctgtaagaaaacaTTTTCAAGGAATATaagtttaaagacacacatgagggtccacacaggagagaaaccattcaaatgctcAGTTTGTGAGAAAGAGTTTTCACGGAGTGGaaatttaaaggaacacatgagaatccacacaggagagaaagcacacagctgctcagtctgtaagaaagattTTTCAAGGAATATaagtttaaagacacacatgagggtccacacaggagagaaaccattcaaatgctcAGTTTGTGAGAAAGAGTTTTCTCGGAGTGGaaatttaaaggaacacatgagagtccacacaggagagaaaatatacagctgcaatgtttgtgacaaaagatttaaatggcGTAGTCATTTCAAAAGACACAAGTGTGTTGGTTgtcagtcctcacagcttaATGAAATTCAAACTGAGGATAACGTAGAGGCAGAGCCTCCAATCAGCAGCTCAGCTTCTCAGAAACAGAAGCTGTAG